The following proteins are encoded in a genomic region of Planktothrix agardhii NIES-204:
- a CDS encoding phage integrase family protein, which translates to MGAYVKVNRHGKAKILTHDEIQTLFNDGLNNLRDRVIFAVCLFTAARINEACTLHTLDVYDRRGNVRVELTFRKSNTKGKLATRTIPVIDELRGYLEKYRPEAGRKWLFPGGVFRDNQATHLNPRSASRVLKKAFDRVEIDGASTHSMRRTALTLMSNAGIPLRTIQEVSGHRNLEQLQQYLEVQPEQVRGAVSILSMLSPIDDTPVNINLFVHNPNLESLPSSNTSQEID; encoded by the coding sequence TGCTTATGTGAAAGTAAACAGGCACGGCAAGGCTAAAATTTTAACCCATGATGAAATTCAAACCCTATTTAATGATGGACTCAACAACCTCAGAGATAGGGTAATTTTTGCTGTCTGTTTGTTTACGGCGGCAAGGATTAATGAAGCTTGCACCCTTCACACCTTGGATGTTTACGACAGGAGAGGCAACGTTAGAGTTGAGTTAACCTTTCGGAAGTCCAACACCAAGGGAAAACTAGCGACCCGAACCATCCCAGTGATTGATGAGTTGAGGGGGTATTTAGAAAAGTACAGACCAGAAGCGGGTAGAAAATGGTTGTTTCCCGGTGGTGTGTTCCGAGACAACCAAGCCACTCATTTGAACCCTCGTTCTGCCAGTCGGGTTCTTAAAAAAGCTTTTGACCGGGTTGAGATTGACGGAGCATCAACTCATTCAATGCGTCGTACTGCTTTAACCTTGATGAGTAATGCTGGTATCCCACTCCGAACCATTCAGGAAGTCTCAGGGCATCGCAACCTTGAGCAACTACAGCAATATTTAGAGGTTCAACCCGAACAGGTTAGAGGGGCTGTTTCCATCCTTTCTATGCTTTCCCCTATTGACGATACCCCTGTGAATATAAATCTATTTGTTCACAACCCTAACCTAGAATCCTTACCATCAAGCAACACTAGCCAAGAGATTGATTAA